In one window of Drosophila mauritiana strain mau12 chromosome X, ASM438214v1, whole genome shotgun sequence DNA:
- the LOC117148498 gene encoding cytoplasmic dynein 1 intermediate chain isoform X9 has translation MDRKAELERKKAKLAALREEKDRRRREKEIKDMEEAAGRIGGGAGIDKDQRKDLDEMLSSLGVAPVSEVLSSLSSVNSMTSDNSNTQTPDASLQATVNGQSGGKKQPLNLSVYNVQATNIPPKETLVYTKQTQTTSTGGGNGDVLSCHSSPLSGYMEDWWRPRKAHATDYYGDDEESSLQNLGNGFTSKLPPGYLTHGLPTVKDVAPAITPLEIKKETEVKKEVNELSEEQKQMIILSENFQRFVVRAGRVIERALSENVDIYTDYIGGGDSEEANDERSHARLSLNRVFYDERWSKNRCITSMDWSTHFPELVVGSYHNNEESPNEPDGVVMVWNTKFKKSTPEDVFHCQSAVMSTCFAKFNPNLILGGTYSGQIVLWDNRVQKRTPIQRTPLSAAAHTHPVYCLQMVGTQNAHNVISISSDGKLCSWSLDMLSQPQDTLELQQRQSKAIAITSMAFPANEINSLVMGSEDGYVYSASRHGLRSGVNEVYERHLGPITGISTHYNQLSPDFGHLFLTSSIDWTIKLWSLKDTKPLYSFEDNSDYVMDVAWSPVHPALFAAVDGSGRLDLWNLNQDTEVPTASIVVAGAPALNRVSWTPSGLHVCIGDEAGKLYVYDVAENLAQPSRDEWSRFNTHLSEIKMNQSDEV, from the exons ATGGATCGCAAGGCTGAGCTGGAACGCAAGAAGGCCAAGTTGGCCGCCCTGCGCGAGGAGAAGGATCGCCGGCGGCGCGAGAAGGAGATCAAGGACATGGAGGAGGCGGCCGGTCGCATTGGCGGCGGAGCAGGCATCGACAAGGATCAGCGCAA GGATCTCGACGAAATGCTGTCATCGCTGGGCGTGGCCCCCGTCTCCGAGGTCCTTTCCTCACTCTCCTCCGTCAACTCGATGACATCGGACAACTCCAACACACAGACCCCCGACGCCAGCCTCCAAGCCACCGTCAATGGCCAGAG CGGCGGAAAGAAACAGCCCCTCAACCTGAGCGTCTACAATGTGCAGGCTACGAACATTCCACCAAAAGAGACGCTGGTCTACACGAAGCAGACCCAGACGACCAGTACCGGAGGCGGAAACGGCGATG TTCTTTCTTGCCACTCCTCGCCTCTGTCAGGATATATGGAGGACTGGTGGCGTCCACGCAAAG CTCATGCTACGGATTATTATG GAGACGACGAAGAGAGCTCACTGCAGAACCTGGGCAACGGATTCACCTCCAAGCTGCCCCCGGGCTATCTCACCCACGGCCTGCCCACCGTCAAGGACGTCGCCCCGGCCATCACGCCCCTGGAGATCAAGAAGGAGACCGAAGTGAAGAAGGAGG TCAACGAGCTGTCCGAGGAGCAGAAGCAGATGATCATACTGTCGGAGAACTTCCAGCGGTTCGTGGTGCGCGCCGGCCGCGTCATCGAACGGGCCCTCTCGGAGAATGTGGACATATACACGGACTACATCGGCGGCGGCGACAGCGAGGAGGCGAACGACGAGCGATCGCACGCGCGACTCTCGCTGAACCGCGTCTTCTACGACGAGCGCTGGTCGAAGAACCGCTGCATCACCAGTATGGACTGGTCCACCCACTTCCCCGAGCTGGTGGTGGGCTCGTACCACAACAACGAGGAGAGCCCCAACGAGCCGGACGGCGTGGTGATGGTGTGGAACACCAAGTTCAAGAAGAGCACGCCCGAGGACGTCTTCCACTGCCAGAGCGCGGTGATGTCCACCTGCTTTGCCAAGTTCAATCCCAACCTGATCCTCGGCGGCACCTATTCGGGCCAGATTGTGCTGTGGGACAATCGCGTGCAGAAGCGCACGCCCATCCAGCGCACGCCCCTCAGTGCCGCGGCGCACACGCATCCCGTCTACTGCCTCCAGATGGTGGGCACCCAGAACGCGCACAACGTCATCTCCATATCCTCGGATGGCAAGCTGTGCTCCTGGTCGCTGGACATGCTGTCGCAACCACAGGACACGCTCGAGCTGCAGCAGCGCCAGTCGAAGGCCATTGCCATTACATCGATGGCCTTCCCGGCCAACGAGATCAACAGCCTGGTGATGGGCAGCGAGGACGGCTACGTCTACTCCGCCTCGCGCCACGGCCTGCGCTCCGGGGTCAACGAGGTGTACGAACGCCATCTTGGCCCTATCACTGGCATATCCACGCACTACAACCAGCTGTCGCCGGACTTTGGCCACCTCTTCCTAACCTCGTCCATTGACTGGACCATCAAGCTCTGGTCGCTAAAG GACACAAAGCCGCTGTACTCCTTTGAGGACAACTCCGACTACGTGATGGACGTCGCCTGGTCGCCCGTGCATCCCGCACTCTTCGCCGCCGTCGACGGCAGCGGCCGCCTGGACCTGTGGAACCTCAACCAAGACACGGAGGTGCCGACCGCCTCGATCGTCGTGGCGGGAGCACCAGCCCTTAACCGCGTTTCCTGGACCCCATCCGGCCTGCACGTGTGCATCGGCGACGAGGCCGGCAAGCTGTACGTCTACGACGTGGCCGAGAATCTGGCGCAGCCATCGCGCGACGAATGGTCGCGGTTCAACACCCATCTTAGCGAGATCAAGATGAACCAGAGCGACGAGGTCTAG
- the LOC117148498 gene encoding cytoplasmic dynein 1 intermediate chain isoform X13: MDRKAELERKKAKLAALREEKDRRRREKEIKDMEEAAGRIGGGAGIDKDQRKDLDEMLSSLGVAPVSEVLSSLSSVNSMTSDNSNTQTPDASLQATVNGQSGGKKQPLNLSVYNVQATNIPPKETLVYTKQTQTTSTGGGNGDAHATDYYDEYNLNPGLEWEDEFTDDEESSLQNLGNGFTSKLPPGYLTHGLPTVKDVAPAITPLEIKKETEVKKEVNELSEEQKQMIILSENFQRFVVRAGRVIERALSENVDIYTDYIGGGDSEEANDERSHARLSLNRVFYDERWSKNRCITSMDWSTHFPELVVGSYHNNEESPNEPDGVVMVWNTKFKKSTPEDVFHCQSAVMSTCFAKFNPNLILGGTYSGQIVLWDNRVQKRTPIQRTPLSAAAHTHPVYCLQMVGTQNAHNVISISSDGKLCSWSLDMLSQPQDTLELQQRQSKAIAITSMAFPANEINSLVMGSEDGYVYSASRHGLRSGVNEVYERHLGPITGISTHYNQLSPDFGHLFLTSSIDWTIKLWSLKDTKPLYSFEDNSDYVMDVAWSPVHPALFAAVDGSGRLDLWNLNQDTEVPTASIVVAGAPALNRVSWTPSGLHVCIGDEAGKLYVYDVAENLAQPSRDEWSRFNTHLSEIKMNQSDEV; encoded by the exons ATGGATCGCAAGGCTGAGCTGGAACGCAAGAAGGCCAAGTTGGCCGCCCTGCGCGAGGAGAAGGATCGCCGGCGGCGCGAGAAGGAGATCAAGGACATGGAGGAGGCGGCCGGTCGCATTGGCGGCGGAGCAGGCATCGACAAGGATCAGCGCAA GGATCTCGACGAAATGCTGTCATCGCTGGGCGTGGCCCCCGTCTCCGAGGTCCTTTCCTCACTCTCCTCCGTCAACTCGATGACATCGGACAACTCCAACACACAGACCCCCGACGCCAGCCTCCAAGCCACCGTCAATGGCCAGAG CGGCGGAAAGAAACAGCCCCTCAACCTGAGCGTCTACAATGTGCAGGCTACGAACATTCCACCAAAAGAGACGCTGGTCTACACGAAGCAGACCCAGACGACCAGTACCGGAGGCGGAAACGGCGATG CTCATGCTACGGATTATTATG ATGAATACAATCTTAATCCGGGTTTAGAGTGGGAGGATGAATTCACAG ACGACGAAGAGAGCTCACTGCAGAACCTGGGCAACGGATTCACCTCCAAGCTGCCCCCGGGCTATCTCACCCACGGCCTGCCCACCGTCAAGGACGTCGCCCCGGCCATCACGCCCCTGGAGATCAAGAAGGAGACCGAAGTGAAGAAGGAGG TCAACGAGCTGTCCGAGGAGCAGAAGCAGATGATCATACTGTCGGAGAACTTCCAGCGGTTCGTGGTGCGCGCCGGCCGCGTCATCGAACGGGCCCTCTCGGAGAATGTGGACATATACACGGACTACATCGGCGGCGGCGACAGCGAGGAGGCGAACGACGAGCGATCGCACGCGCGACTCTCGCTGAACCGCGTCTTCTACGACGAGCGCTGGTCGAAGAACCGCTGCATCACCAGTATGGACTGGTCCACCCACTTCCCCGAGCTGGTGGTGGGCTCGTACCACAACAACGAGGAGAGCCCCAACGAGCCGGACGGCGTGGTGATGGTGTGGAACACCAAGTTCAAGAAGAGCACGCCCGAGGACGTCTTCCACTGCCAGAGCGCGGTGATGTCCACCTGCTTTGCCAAGTTCAATCCCAACCTGATCCTCGGCGGCACCTATTCGGGCCAGATTGTGCTGTGGGACAATCGCGTGCAGAAGCGCACGCCCATCCAGCGCACGCCCCTCAGTGCCGCGGCGCACACGCATCCCGTCTACTGCCTCCAGATGGTGGGCACCCAGAACGCGCACAACGTCATCTCCATATCCTCGGATGGCAAGCTGTGCTCCTGGTCGCTGGACATGCTGTCGCAACCACAGGACACGCTCGAGCTGCAGCAGCGCCAGTCGAAGGCCATTGCCATTACATCGATGGCCTTCCCGGCCAACGAGATCAACAGCCTGGTGATGGGCAGCGAGGACGGCTACGTCTACTCCGCCTCGCGCCACGGCCTGCGCTCCGGGGTCAACGAGGTGTACGAACGCCATCTTGGCCCTATCACTGGCATATCCACGCACTACAACCAGCTGTCGCCGGACTTTGGCCACCTCTTCCTAACCTCGTCCATTGACTGGACCATCAAGCTCTGGTCGCTAAAG GACACAAAGCCGCTGTACTCCTTTGAGGACAACTCCGACTACGTGATGGACGTCGCCTGGTCGCCCGTGCATCCCGCACTCTTCGCCGCCGTCGACGGCAGCGGCCGCCTGGACCTGTGGAACCTCAACCAAGACACGGAGGTGCCGACCGCCTCGATCGTCGTGGCGGGAGCACCAGCCCTTAACCGCGTTTCCTGGACCCCATCCGGCCTGCACGTGTGCATCGGCGACGAGGCCGGCAAGCTGTACGTCTACGACGTGGCCGAGAATCTGGCGCAGCCATCGCGCGACGAATGGTCGCGGTTCAACACCCATCTTAGCGAGATCAAGATGAACCAGAGCGACGAGGTCTAG
- the LOC117148498 gene encoding cytoplasmic dynein 1 intermediate chain isoform X3 codes for MDRKAELERKKAKLAALREEKDRRRREKEIKDMEEAAGRIGGGAGIDKDQRKDLDEMLSSLGVAPVSEVLSSLSSVNSMTSDNSNTQTPDASLQATVNGQSGGKKQPLNLSVYNVQATNIPPKETLVYTKQTQTTSTGGGNGDVLSCHSSPLSGYMEDWWRPRKAHATDYYDEYNLNPGLEWEDEFTDDEESSLQNLGNGFTSKLPPGYLTHGLPTVKDVAPAITPLEIKKETEVKKEVNELSEEQKQMIILSENFQRFVVRAGRVIERALSENVDIYTDYIGGGDSEEANDERSHARLSLNRVFYDERWSKNRCITSMDWSTHFPELVVGSYHNNEESPNEPDGVVMVWNTKFKKSTPEDVFHCQSAVMSTCFAKFNPNLILGGTYSGQIVLWDNRVQKRTPIQRTPLSAAAHTHPVYCLQMVGTQNAHNVISISSDGKLCSWSLDMLSQPQDTLELQQRQSKAIAITSMAFPANEINSLVMGSEDGYVYSASRHGLRSGVNEVYERHLGPITGISTHYNQLSPDFGHLFLTSSIDWTIKLWSLKDTKPLYSFEDNSDYVMDVAWSPVHPALFAAVDGSGRLDLWNLNQDTEVPTASIVVAGAPALNRVSWTPSGLHVCIGDEAGKLYVYDVAENLAQPSRDEWSRFNTHLSEIKMNQSDEV; via the exons ATGGATCGCAAGGCTGAGCTGGAACGCAAGAAGGCCAAGTTGGCCGCCCTGCGCGAGGAGAAGGATCGCCGGCGGCGCGAGAAGGAGATCAAGGACATGGAGGAGGCGGCCGGTCGCATTGGCGGCGGAGCAGGCATCGACAAGGATCAGCGCAA GGATCTCGACGAAATGCTGTCATCGCTGGGCGTGGCCCCCGTCTCCGAGGTCCTTTCCTCACTCTCCTCCGTCAACTCGATGACATCGGACAACTCCAACACACAGACCCCCGACGCCAGCCTCCAAGCCACCGTCAATGGCCAGAG CGGCGGAAAGAAACAGCCCCTCAACCTGAGCGTCTACAATGTGCAGGCTACGAACATTCCACCAAAAGAGACGCTGGTCTACACGAAGCAGACCCAGACGACCAGTACCGGAGGCGGAAACGGCGATG TTCTTTCTTGCCACTCCTCGCCTCTGTCAGGATATATGGAGGACTGGTGGCGTCCACGCAAAG CTCATGCTACGGATTATTATG ATGAATACAATCTTAATCCGGGTTTAGAGTGGGAGGATGAATTCACAG ACGACGAAGAGAGCTCACTGCAGAACCTGGGCAACGGATTCACCTCCAAGCTGCCCCCGGGCTATCTCACCCACGGCCTGCCCACCGTCAAGGACGTCGCCCCGGCCATCACGCCCCTGGAGATCAAGAAGGAGACCGAAGTGAAGAAGGAGG TCAACGAGCTGTCCGAGGAGCAGAAGCAGATGATCATACTGTCGGAGAACTTCCAGCGGTTCGTGGTGCGCGCCGGCCGCGTCATCGAACGGGCCCTCTCGGAGAATGTGGACATATACACGGACTACATCGGCGGCGGCGACAGCGAGGAGGCGAACGACGAGCGATCGCACGCGCGACTCTCGCTGAACCGCGTCTTCTACGACGAGCGCTGGTCGAAGAACCGCTGCATCACCAGTATGGACTGGTCCACCCACTTCCCCGAGCTGGTGGTGGGCTCGTACCACAACAACGAGGAGAGCCCCAACGAGCCGGACGGCGTGGTGATGGTGTGGAACACCAAGTTCAAGAAGAGCACGCCCGAGGACGTCTTCCACTGCCAGAGCGCGGTGATGTCCACCTGCTTTGCCAAGTTCAATCCCAACCTGATCCTCGGCGGCACCTATTCGGGCCAGATTGTGCTGTGGGACAATCGCGTGCAGAAGCGCACGCCCATCCAGCGCACGCCCCTCAGTGCCGCGGCGCACACGCATCCCGTCTACTGCCTCCAGATGGTGGGCACCCAGAACGCGCACAACGTCATCTCCATATCCTCGGATGGCAAGCTGTGCTCCTGGTCGCTGGACATGCTGTCGCAACCACAGGACACGCTCGAGCTGCAGCAGCGCCAGTCGAAGGCCATTGCCATTACATCGATGGCCTTCCCGGCCAACGAGATCAACAGCCTGGTGATGGGCAGCGAGGACGGCTACGTCTACTCCGCCTCGCGCCACGGCCTGCGCTCCGGGGTCAACGAGGTGTACGAACGCCATCTTGGCCCTATCACTGGCATATCCACGCACTACAACCAGCTGTCGCCGGACTTTGGCCACCTCTTCCTAACCTCGTCCATTGACTGGACCATCAAGCTCTGGTCGCTAAAG GACACAAAGCCGCTGTACTCCTTTGAGGACAACTCCGACTACGTGATGGACGTCGCCTGGTCGCCCGTGCATCCCGCACTCTTCGCCGCCGTCGACGGCAGCGGCCGCCTGGACCTGTGGAACCTCAACCAAGACACGGAGGTGCCGACCGCCTCGATCGTCGTGGCGGGAGCACCAGCCCTTAACCGCGTTTCCTGGACCCCATCCGGCCTGCACGTGTGCATCGGCGACGAGGCCGGCAAGCTGTACGTCTACGACGTGGCCGAGAATCTGGCGCAGCCATCGCGCGACGAATGGTCGCGGTTCAACACCCATCTTAGCGAGATCAAGATGAACCAGAGCGACGAGGTCTAG
- the LOC117148498 gene encoding cytoplasmic dynein 1 intermediate chain isoform X4, which yields MDRKAELERKKAKLAALREEKDRRRREKEIKDMEEAAGRIGGGAGIDKDQRKDLDEMLSSLGVAPVSEVLSSLSSVNSMTSDNSNTQTPDASLQATVNGQSGGKKQPLNLSVYNVQATNIPPKETLVYTKQTQTTSTGGGNGDGYMEDWWRPRKAHATDYYDEYNLNPGLEWEDEFTVLAFDAQGDDEESSLQNLGNGFTSKLPPGYLTHGLPTVKDVAPAITPLEIKKETEVKKEVNELSEEQKQMIILSENFQRFVVRAGRVIERALSENVDIYTDYIGGGDSEEANDERSHARLSLNRVFYDERWSKNRCITSMDWSTHFPELVVGSYHNNEESPNEPDGVVMVWNTKFKKSTPEDVFHCQSAVMSTCFAKFNPNLILGGTYSGQIVLWDNRVQKRTPIQRTPLSAAAHTHPVYCLQMVGTQNAHNVISISSDGKLCSWSLDMLSQPQDTLELQQRQSKAIAITSMAFPANEINSLVMGSEDGYVYSASRHGLRSGVNEVYERHLGPITGISTHYNQLSPDFGHLFLTSSIDWTIKLWSLKDTKPLYSFEDNSDYVMDVAWSPVHPALFAAVDGSGRLDLWNLNQDTEVPTASIVVAGAPALNRVSWTPSGLHVCIGDEAGKLYVYDVAENLAQPSRDEWSRFNTHLSEIKMNQSDEV from the exons ATGGATCGCAAGGCTGAGCTGGAACGCAAGAAGGCCAAGTTGGCCGCCCTGCGCGAGGAGAAGGATCGCCGGCGGCGCGAGAAGGAGATCAAGGACATGGAGGAGGCGGCCGGTCGCATTGGCGGCGGAGCAGGCATCGACAAGGATCAGCGCAA GGATCTCGACGAAATGCTGTCATCGCTGGGCGTGGCCCCCGTCTCCGAGGTCCTTTCCTCACTCTCCTCCGTCAACTCGATGACATCGGACAACTCCAACACACAGACCCCCGACGCCAGCCTCCAAGCCACCGTCAATGGCCAGAG CGGCGGAAAGAAACAGCCCCTCAACCTGAGCGTCTACAATGTGCAGGCTACGAACATTCCACCAAAAGAGACGCTGGTCTACACGAAGCAGACCCAGACGACCAGTACCGGAGGCGGAAACGGCGATG GATATATGGAGGACTGGTGGCGTCCACGCAAAG CTCATGCTACGGATTATTATG ATGAATACAATCTTAATCCGGGTTTAGAGTGGGAGGATGAATTCACAG TGCTTGCATTTGATGCCCAAGGAGACGACGAAGAGAGCTCACTGCAGAACCTGGGCAACGGATTCACCTCCAAGCTGCCCCCGGGCTATCTCACCCACGGCCTGCCCACCGTCAAGGACGTCGCCCCGGCCATCACGCCCCTGGAGATCAAGAAGGAGACCGAAGTGAAGAAGGAGG TCAACGAGCTGTCCGAGGAGCAGAAGCAGATGATCATACTGTCGGAGAACTTCCAGCGGTTCGTGGTGCGCGCCGGCCGCGTCATCGAACGGGCCCTCTCGGAGAATGTGGACATATACACGGACTACATCGGCGGCGGCGACAGCGAGGAGGCGAACGACGAGCGATCGCACGCGCGACTCTCGCTGAACCGCGTCTTCTACGACGAGCGCTGGTCGAAGAACCGCTGCATCACCAGTATGGACTGGTCCACCCACTTCCCCGAGCTGGTGGTGGGCTCGTACCACAACAACGAGGAGAGCCCCAACGAGCCGGACGGCGTGGTGATGGTGTGGAACACCAAGTTCAAGAAGAGCACGCCCGAGGACGTCTTCCACTGCCAGAGCGCGGTGATGTCCACCTGCTTTGCCAAGTTCAATCCCAACCTGATCCTCGGCGGCACCTATTCGGGCCAGATTGTGCTGTGGGACAATCGCGTGCAGAAGCGCACGCCCATCCAGCGCACGCCCCTCAGTGCCGCGGCGCACACGCATCCCGTCTACTGCCTCCAGATGGTGGGCACCCAGAACGCGCACAACGTCATCTCCATATCCTCGGATGGCAAGCTGTGCTCCTGGTCGCTGGACATGCTGTCGCAACCACAGGACACGCTCGAGCTGCAGCAGCGCCAGTCGAAGGCCATTGCCATTACATCGATGGCCTTCCCGGCCAACGAGATCAACAGCCTGGTGATGGGCAGCGAGGACGGCTACGTCTACTCCGCCTCGCGCCACGGCCTGCGCTCCGGGGTCAACGAGGTGTACGAACGCCATCTTGGCCCTATCACTGGCATATCCACGCACTACAACCAGCTGTCGCCGGACTTTGGCCACCTCTTCCTAACCTCGTCCATTGACTGGACCATCAAGCTCTGGTCGCTAAAG GACACAAAGCCGCTGTACTCCTTTGAGGACAACTCCGACTACGTGATGGACGTCGCCTGGTCGCCCGTGCATCCCGCACTCTTCGCCGCCGTCGACGGCAGCGGCCGCCTGGACCTGTGGAACCTCAACCAAGACACGGAGGTGCCGACCGCCTCGATCGTCGTGGCGGGAGCACCAGCCCTTAACCGCGTTTCCTGGACCCCATCCGGCCTGCACGTGTGCATCGGCGACGAGGCCGGCAAGCTGTACGTCTACGACGTGGCCGAGAATCTGGCGCAGCCATCGCGCGACGAATGGTCGCGGTTCAACACCCATCTTAGCGAGATCAAGATGAACCAGAGCGACGAGGTCTAG
- the LOC117148498 gene encoding cytoplasmic dynein 1 intermediate chain isoform X1: protein MDRKAELERKKAKLAALREEKDRRRREKEIKDMEEAAGRIGGGAGIDKDQRKDLDEMLSSLGVAPVSEVLSSLSSVNSMTSDNSNTQTPDASLQATVNGQSGGKKQPLNLSVYNVQATNIPPKETLVYTKQTQTTSTGGGNGDVLSCHSSPLSGYMEDWWRPRKAHATDYYDEYNLNPGLEWEDEFTVLAFDAQGDDEESSLQNLGNGFTSKLPPGYLTHGLPTVKDVAPAITPLEIKKETEVKKEVNELSEEQKQMIILSENFQRFVVRAGRVIERALSENVDIYTDYIGGGDSEEANDERSHARLSLNRVFYDERWSKNRCITSMDWSTHFPELVVGSYHNNEESPNEPDGVVMVWNTKFKKSTPEDVFHCQSAVMSTCFAKFNPNLILGGTYSGQIVLWDNRVQKRTPIQRTPLSAAAHTHPVYCLQMVGTQNAHNVISISSDGKLCSWSLDMLSQPQDTLELQQRQSKAIAITSMAFPANEINSLVMGSEDGYVYSASRHGLRSGVNEVYERHLGPITGISTHYNQLSPDFGHLFLTSSIDWTIKLWSLKDTKPLYSFEDNSDYVMDVAWSPVHPALFAAVDGSGRLDLWNLNQDTEVPTASIVVAGAPALNRVSWTPSGLHVCIGDEAGKLYVYDVAENLAQPSRDEWSRFNTHLSEIKMNQSDEV, encoded by the exons ATGGATCGCAAGGCTGAGCTGGAACGCAAGAAGGCCAAGTTGGCCGCCCTGCGCGAGGAGAAGGATCGCCGGCGGCGCGAGAAGGAGATCAAGGACATGGAGGAGGCGGCCGGTCGCATTGGCGGCGGAGCAGGCATCGACAAGGATCAGCGCAA GGATCTCGACGAAATGCTGTCATCGCTGGGCGTGGCCCCCGTCTCCGAGGTCCTTTCCTCACTCTCCTCCGTCAACTCGATGACATCGGACAACTCCAACACACAGACCCCCGACGCCAGCCTCCAAGCCACCGTCAATGGCCAGAG CGGCGGAAAGAAACAGCCCCTCAACCTGAGCGTCTACAATGTGCAGGCTACGAACATTCCACCAAAAGAGACGCTGGTCTACACGAAGCAGACCCAGACGACCAGTACCGGAGGCGGAAACGGCGATG TTCTTTCTTGCCACTCCTCGCCTCTGTCAGGATATATGGAGGACTGGTGGCGTCCACGCAAAG CTCATGCTACGGATTATTATG ATGAATACAATCTTAATCCGGGTTTAGAGTGGGAGGATGAATTCACAG TGCTTGCATTTGATGCCCAAGGAGACGACGAAGAGAGCTCACTGCAGAACCTGGGCAACGGATTCACCTCCAAGCTGCCCCCGGGCTATCTCACCCACGGCCTGCCCACCGTCAAGGACGTCGCCCCGGCCATCACGCCCCTGGAGATCAAGAAGGAGACCGAAGTGAAGAAGGAGG TCAACGAGCTGTCCGAGGAGCAGAAGCAGATGATCATACTGTCGGAGAACTTCCAGCGGTTCGTGGTGCGCGCCGGCCGCGTCATCGAACGGGCCCTCTCGGAGAATGTGGACATATACACGGACTACATCGGCGGCGGCGACAGCGAGGAGGCGAACGACGAGCGATCGCACGCGCGACTCTCGCTGAACCGCGTCTTCTACGACGAGCGCTGGTCGAAGAACCGCTGCATCACCAGTATGGACTGGTCCACCCACTTCCCCGAGCTGGTGGTGGGCTCGTACCACAACAACGAGGAGAGCCCCAACGAGCCGGACGGCGTGGTGATGGTGTGGAACACCAAGTTCAAGAAGAGCACGCCCGAGGACGTCTTCCACTGCCAGAGCGCGGTGATGTCCACCTGCTTTGCCAAGTTCAATCCCAACCTGATCCTCGGCGGCACCTATTCGGGCCAGATTGTGCTGTGGGACAATCGCGTGCAGAAGCGCACGCCCATCCAGCGCACGCCCCTCAGTGCCGCGGCGCACACGCATCCCGTCTACTGCCTCCAGATGGTGGGCACCCAGAACGCGCACAACGTCATCTCCATATCCTCGGATGGCAAGCTGTGCTCCTGGTCGCTGGACATGCTGTCGCAACCACAGGACACGCTCGAGCTGCAGCAGCGCCAGTCGAAGGCCATTGCCATTACATCGATGGCCTTCCCGGCCAACGAGATCAACAGCCTGGTGATGGGCAGCGAGGACGGCTACGTCTACTCCGCCTCGCGCCACGGCCTGCGCTCCGGGGTCAACGAGGTGTACGAACGCCATCTTGGCCCTATCACTGGCATATCCACGCACTACAACCAGCTGTCGCCGGACTTTGGCCACCTCTTCCTAACCTCGTCCATTGACTGGACCATCAAGCTCTGGTCGCTAAAG GACACAAAGCCGCTGTACTCCTTTGAGGACAACTCCGACTACGTGATGGACGTCGCCTGGTCGCCCGTGCATCCCGCACTCTTCGCCGCCGTCGACGGCAGCGGCCGCCTGGACCTGTGGAACCTCAACCAAGACACGGAGGTGCCGACCGCCTCGATCGTCGTGGCGGGAGCACCAGCCCTTAACCGCGTTTCCTGGACCCCATCCGGCCTGCACGTGTGCATCGGCGACGAGGCCGGCAAGCTGTACGTCTACGACGTGGCCGAGAATCTGGCGCAGCCATCGCGCGACGAATGGTCGCGGTTCAACACCCATCTTAGCGAGATCAAGATGAACCAGAGCGACGAGGTCTAG